The Urbifossiella limnaea genome has a window encoding:
- a CDS encoding cytochrome c3 family protein → MPQIFPKAVNPLTRFLVLLLPIGFGSTGVGLAAFYRSSYATGKEEVVPQPVAFSHAHHVGQLGIHCLYCHSSVEDSHFANIPPTATCVNCHQQMWHGSDMLAPVRNSYQADKPIVWNRVHNVPHYAYFNHSIHVAKGVGCQTCHGQIDQMNLTHQSQTLLMEWCINCHRNPHEQMRPRSEVYSMTWAPGRPVDGKAQVWVRDDLPNWGKNPNGSDDTDLLDRYLGTDRKGLPRPTTQAALGAELVKLYGIRDNVTLIGCSMCHR, encoded by the coding sequence ATGCCCCAGATTTTCCCGAAGGCCGTGAACCCGCTGACGCGGTTCCTCGTGCTCCTCCTCCCGATCGGGTTCGGCAGCACGGGCGTCGGCCTCGCCGCGTTCTACCGGTCGAGCTACGCCACGGGCAAGGAAGAAGTGGTGCCGCAGCCGGTGGCGTTCAGCCACGCCCACCACGTCGGCCAGCTCGGCATCCACTGCCTGTACTGCCACTCGTCGGTGGAAGACTCGCACTTCGCCAACATCCCGCCGACGGCGACGTGCGTGAACTGCCACCAGCAGATGTGGCACGGGTCGGACATGCTCGCCCCGGTGCGGAACAGCTACCAGGCGGACAAGCCGATCGTGTGGAACCGCGTCCACAACGTGCCGCACTACGCGTACTTCAACCACTCGATCCACGTGGCCAAGGGCGTGGGTTGTCAGACGTGCCACGGCCAGATCGACCAGATGAACCTGACCCACCAGTCGCAGACGCTGTTGATGGAGTGGTGCATCAACTGCCACCGCAACCCGCACGAGCAGATGCGGCCGCGGTCGGAGGTGTACAGCATGACGTGGGCGCCCGGCCGCCCGGTGGACGGCAAGGCGCAGGTGTGGGTCCGCGACGACCTGCCGAACTGGGGCAAGAACCCCAACGGCAGCGACGACACGGACCTCCTCGACCGCTACCTCGGGACAGACCGGAAGGGTCTGCCGCGGCCGACGACGCAGGCCGCCCTCGGGGCCGAGCTGGTGAAGCTGTACGGCATCCGCGACAACGTGACGCTCATCGGCTGCTCGATGTGCCACCGCTAA
- a CDS encoding PAS domain-containing protein: MDWLTGTDGFVPRKNCGAWEDWEVALHVVSDVLIWLAYLSIPLVLVYFARQRRGLPFTGLFVLFAVFILACGTNHLVEAVIFYHPVYHLSGVVKAVTAAVSWLTVLALVPAVPRLLDLTAAAAARHEAVPTAPPARPRWQGYAVAAAAAALSLGAREALGPLLGTKYPYLISFLAVIYTAWEAGFGPAVLCTVLTGVGTEAWIIAPDGSVLGATLADRLAFGLFLFSGLGTGVLGEAQRRARERAEAALDAARETADRLALSLDAARLGDWNWNAADDTLALSPRAAAVFGFDPTAPVTWAAVRKRIHPADRDRADAAVRAAVLERTAFDIECRVVRPDGEAWLSARGRAAYDAAGSPRGMYGVVADVTPRKRVEDDLRRSEERYKAFVAQSSEGIWRFELDEPVPTTLPVAEQLAAYHARGYLAECNDAFARMYGYTWAVELTGARLADFFDAADPRTTAFLTAFVSGGHRLTDAESRERDRYGNPRVFLNTLVGIVEGGSVIRAWGTQRDVTDRTHAEELLRAGEERYRLATEAVRGLVYDADMTAGRVERSAGLLDLVGVRPEAADPVVGWWPARIHPDDLPGVLADRERGYARGAPTLQAEYRVRHADGRWVWVEDRARVMYGDDGKPRRAVGCRSDVTERKEGEARLRENEARFRTLAEAVPVAVWVCRPDGWCEYMNARWEEITGVGLDGSLGAGWLDQVHPDDRPRAAAAWNAAVVDPAVGYRIEYRLQSRGGGYRWVLAAGFPHRAAGGAVVRWFGTCTDIDDKKRHAETLERLVAERTAELVRSNKELEEFAFAASHDLQEPLRKIQTYGARLKEKARDQLADDNRERLDRMMASAGRMGRLIDDLLAYSRVTTRAKAFAAVDLNAALADALDDLAARLELTGGGVEAGPLPTVSGDAGQLRQVFQNLVGNALKFHRPGVPPVVRVSAERTAAGWAVTVADNGIGFEDRFAGRIFQVFQRLHGREEYEGTGVGLAVCKKIVDRHGGAIAAHGRPGEGATFVVTLPERS; the protein is encoded by the coding sequence ATGGACTGGCTCACCGGCACCGACGGGTTCGTACCTCGGAAGAACTGCGGCGCCTGGGAGGACTGGGAGGTCGCTCTCCACGTCGTCTCCGACGTCCTCATCTGGCTCGCGTACCTGTCCATCCCGCTGGTGCTGGTCTACTTCGCCCGGCAGCGGCGCGGGCTGCCGTTCACCGGGCTGTTCGTCCTGTTCGCCGTCTTCATCCTCGCCTGCGGCACCAACCACCTCGTCGAGGCGGTCATCTTCTACCACCCGGTGTACCACCTGTCGGGCGTGGTGAAGGCGGTGACGGCCGCGGTGTCGTGGCTGACGGTGTTGGCGCTGGTGCCGGCGGTGCCGCGGCTGCTCGACCTGACCGCCGCCGCGGCCGCGCGACACGAAGCGGTGCCGACGGCGCCGCCGGCCCGGCCGCGCTGGCAGGGGTACGCCGTGGCCGCGGCCGCCGCCGCCCTCTCGCTCGGCGCCCGCGAGGCCCTCGGCCCGCTGCTCGGCACCAAGTACCCGTACCTCATCTCGTTCCTGGCCGTCATTTACACCGCGTGGGAGGCCGGGTTCGGGCCGGCCGTGCTGTGTACCGTTCTCACCGGGGTCGGTACGGAAGCGTGGATCATCGCGCCCGACGGGTCGGTGCTCGGCGCCACCCTCGCCGACCGGCTGGCGTTCGGTCTGTTCCTGTTCAGCGGGCTGGGAACCGGCGTGCTCGGCGAGGCCCAGCGGCGGGCGCGCGAGCGCGCCGAGGCGGCGCTGGACGCGGCCCGCGAGACGGCCGACCGGCTCGCCCTGTCGCTCGACGCGGCCCGGCTCGGCGACTGGAACTGGAACGCGGCCGACGACACCCTCGCGCTGTCGCCGCGCGCCGCCGCGGTGTTCGGGTTCGACCCGACCGCGCCCGTGACGTGGGCCGCCGTCCGCAAGCGGATTCATCCTGCCGACCGCGACCGGGCCGACGCGGCGGTCCGCGCCGCGGTGCTGGAGCGGACGGCGTTCGACATCGAGTGCCGGGTGGTGCGGCCGGACGGCGAGGCGTGGCTGTCGGCCCGCGGCCGCGCCGCCTACGACGCCGCCGGCTCGCCGCGCGGCATGTACGGCGTCGTCGCCGATGTGACGCCCCGCAAGCGCGTCGAGGACGACCTGCGCCGCAGCGAGGAGCGGTACAAGGCGTTCGTCGCCCAGAGTTCCGAGGGCATCTGGCGGTTCGAGCTGGACGAACCGGTGCCGACGACACTGCCCGTGGCCGAGCAACTGGCCGCGTACCACGCGCGCGGCTACCTCGCCGAGTGCAACGACGCGTTCGCCCGCATGTACGGCTACACCTGGGCCGTCGAGCTGACCGGCGCCCGCCTCGCCGACTTCTTCGACGCCGCCGACCCGCGCACCACCGCGTTCCTGACGGCGTTCGTCAGCGGGGGCCACCGGCTGACCGACGCCGAATCCCGGGAGCGCGACCGGTACGGCAACCCGCGCGTGTTTCTCAACACGCTCGTCGGCATCGTCGAGGGCGGGAGCGTGATCCGCGCCTGGGGCACGCAGCGCGACGTGACCGACCGCACCCACGCCGAGGAGCTGCTCCGCGCCGGCGAGGAGCGCTACCGGCTGGCGACGGAGGCCGTCCGCGGGCTGGTGTACGACGCCGACATGACCGCCGGCCGGGTCGAGCGCTCGGCGGGGCTGCTGGACCTCGTCGGCGTCCGGCCCGAGGCCGCCGACCCCGTCGTGGGGTGGTGGCCGGCCCGCATCCACCCGGACGACCTGCCAGGCGTGCTCGCCGACCGCGAGCGGGGCTACGCCCGCGGCGCCCCGACGCTCCAGGCCGAGTACCGCGTCCGGCACGCCGACGGCCGGTGGGTGTGGGTCGAGGACCGGGCGCGGGTCATGTACGGCGACGACGGCAAGCCGCGGCGGGCGGTCGGGTGCCGGTCGGATGTGACCGAGCGGAAGGAGGGCGAGGCCCGGCTGCGCGAGAACGAGGCCCGGTTCCGCACGCTCGCCGAGGCCGTGCCGGTGGCCGTGTGGGTGTGCCGGCCCGACGGGTGGTGCGAGTACATGAACGCCCGCTGGGAGGAAATCACCGGCGTCGGCCTGGACGGCAGCCTCGGCGCCGGCTGGCTCGACCAGGTCCACCCGGACGACCGCCCCCGCGCCGCCGCCGCCTGGAACGCCGCCGTGGTCGACCCCGCCGTCGGCTACCGCATCGAGTACCGGCTGCAATCCCGCGGCGGCGGCTACCGCTGGGTCCTCGCCGCCGGCTTCCCGCACCGCGCCGCCGGCGGCGCCGTCGTGCGCTGGTTCGGCACCTGCACCGACATCGACGACAAGAAGCGCCACGCCGAGACGCTCGAGCGCCTCGTCGCGGAGCGGACCGCGGAGCTGGTGCGGAGCAACAAGGAGCTGGAGGAGTTCGCCTTCGCCGCCAGCCACGACCTGCAGGAGCCGCTGCGGAAGATTCAGACCTACGGCGCCCGGCTGAAGGAGAAGGCGCGCGACCAGCTCGCCGACGACAACCGCGAACGGCTGGACCGGATGATGGCGTCGGCCGGGCGGATGGGCCGGCTCATCGACGACCTGCTGGCGTACAGCCGGGTCACCACGCGGGCCAAGGCGTTCGCCGCGGTCGACCTGAACGCGGCGCTGGCCGACGCGCTCGACGACCTGGCGGCCCGGCTCGAACTGACCGGCGGCGGGGTGGAGGCGGGGCCGCTCCCGACGGTGAGCGGCGACGCGGGCCAGCTGCGGCAGGTGTTCCAGAACCTCGTCGGCAACGCGCTGAAGTTCCACCGGCCGGGAGTGCCGCCGGTGGTGCGGGTGAGCGCCGAGCGCACGGCCGCGGGGTGGGCGGTCACGGTGGCCGACAACGGCATCGGCTTCGAGGACCGGTTCGCGGGGCGCATCTTCCAGGTGTTCCAGCGGCTGCACGGCCGCGAGGAGTACGAGGGGACCGGCGTCGGGCTGGCGGTGTGCAAGAAGATCGTGGACCGCCACGGCGGCGCGATCGCGGCCCACGGCCGCCCCGGCGAGGGCGCGACGTTCGTGGTGACGCTGCCGGAGCGGTCGTAA
- a CDS encoding DUF1328 domain-containing protein — MLRMALTFLIVAIVSAVLGFGLIADVSLDAAKVLSFVFLVLAVVSFVADAFRRRDRMIDPV; from the coding sequence ATGCTCCGTATGGCCCTGACCTTCTTGATCGTGGCGATCGTGTCGGCCGTCCTCGGGTTCGGCCTCATCGCCGACGTGTCGTTGGACGCCGCGAAGGTGCTGTCCTTCGTGTTCCTGGTGCTGGCCGTAGTGTCGTTCGTCGCCGACGCCTTCCGCAGACGGGATCGGATGATCGACCCCGTGTAG